A window of Geothrix edaphica genomic DNA:
CAGGCGGCCGGCGGCTTCGGCGCAGGCGGTCCAGCCCTCCGGGGTCTGGCAGACCAGCAGCCACTGGTGCCCGGCCTCCAGAGAGAGGCGCACCCGGTCGTCCCAGGTCCAGTCGGCGCAGCCGCCCATCTCCAGGTCGTCGGGGAGGAAGCGGCCCTGGATGCCCCAGGGGTTTTCCACCACGGAGCCGCGGTGCAGGCTGGCGGGCAGGGGGGCCGAGGCGGGCGTGCGGAGGTGCGCCACCATCACCAGCCGGTCCGCGTGGGCCAGGGGGATGAAGGCCGCAGCGTTGCGGTCCACCCGGGCGGCCTCCTCCAGGGCCGGCAGGCCCAGGTGGCTGTCCAGGGTGGTGCCGCCCAGGCCGGGGAAGTGCTTCAGGCAGCCCCGGACGCCCGTGGACTCCAGGCCGTGGAGGAAGGCCCCCGCGGCGCTGGCGACCTCGGCCGGATCGGCGCTGGCGGCCCGGTCCCCGATGCCCGCCTCCGGGTGGCCGTCCCAGAGGTCCACCACTGGCGCGAAGTCCACGTTGAAGCCCAGCAGGTGCAGCCCCTCGCCCCAGAGCCGGCCCCAGGCGGCGCATGCCTCCGCGCCGCCGCGGGTCCACACTTGTCGCAGCGGTGGCGTGGCCCCCACCCAGGGGCGCAGGCGGCTCACGGGGCCCCCCTCCTGATCCAGGGCCACGGCCAGGGGCAGGTCCGCGCCGAAGCGGGCCTGGAGGCCGTCGATCAGGGCCCGGCAGCGGGCGGGCCCGGCCTCCGGGTCGGGATCCAGGTTCCTGGCGAAGAGGACGAGGCCACCCGGCTTAAAGGGCAGTGCCACCTCCGGGGCGTCCAGGCCCCGGAAGCCGGTCCACAGAAGCTGATGGGGGCTTGTCATGCGATCACTTTATCCAGAGAGCGGGCCGCCGGCGCCGGGCCGGGACCGGTCATGGGACAGGCGTTATACCGCGGCCCAGGGTGAGCTCGTAGATCCGGGCGTCGATGAAGATGCGCAGGGCCTCCTTGTCCAGGAGGTTCACTCTGGCCTCCTGGTCGAGGATCTCCAGGCTCCGTTCCACGCTCACGGCGGCCTTGTAGGGGCGGTCGGCGGCGGTGAGCGCATCGTAGACATCCGTCACGGCCATGAGCCGGCTCTGGATCGGGATGTCCGGCTCCTTCAGCCGCCGCGGGTAGCCGCGCCCGTTCAGCCGCTCGTGGTGGGCATAGGCGATATCGGGCACGCCGGCCAGCTCGGTCGTCCAGGGGATCTGGGTCAGGAACCGGTAGGTGTGGGTGACGTGGCTTTCGATCTCCTCCCGTTCCTCGGCGGACAGGCTGCCCTTGGGGATCCTCAGCAGGTCGAGGTCGCTGGGCTCGAAGAGGATGCGGGGGTCCCCGCTCCAGTGCTGGTAGGTGAGGTCTTCCAGGGTGTCGAGCTCCCGCGCCACCTCCTGGGGCAACACCGTGGGCTCGTTGCTCCGCCGGACCAGGTCCATGATGTGCCGGGTCTCCTCTTCCTGGCGGCGCAGCAGGTTCCCGACGTGGTCACGGTCGAAGGGCTGCCCCTGGCTCCAGGCTTCCAGCATGCGGTCCCGCATGGTCTCGAGGGTGCGCTGATGGAGGCGCTGGTAGATGCTCTCCAGGCGCTCGCCCTGGAGCTTCTTGGCCTTCACCAGCACCTGCTCGCGGACGCCCACCTTGCCGAAGTCGTGGAGCAGGCTGGCGTAGCGGATCTCGCGGATCTGGGTGGGGGTGAAGGTCAGGGCGCCATACGGGCCGTTGGGCGTCCGGTTCACGGCCTCCGCCAGGCCCACGGTGAGTTCCGCCACGCGGCTGGAATGGCCCGAGGTGCTGGGATCGCGGGCCTCAATGGCGGTCACGGAGGCGTTCACGAAGCCCTCGAAGAGGCGCTCGATGTCGTTCTTCAGGCCCAGGATCTCCTCGGTGCGGGCCTCGACCATGCACTCCAGGTTCTGCTGGTATTCCTCGTTCTCCCGCAGCAGCCGGTAGTGCTCCAGCGCCCGCTCCAGGCTGGCCTGGATCTCCACCAGCTTGAAGGGCTTCTGGATGAAGTCGTAGGCGCCGCGCTTGAGGGCCTGGATGGCCGCCTCCGTGGTGGCGTAGCCGGTCATCAGGATGCCCAGGGTCCTGGGGTCCTCGTCGTGGATGGCCCGCAGCAGCTCCAGCCCGGAGAGCCCGCCGGGCATGTTCAGGTCCGTGAAGATGACGGGGAAGTGCTTCTGGTGTACGAGATCGAGGGCCCGGGCGCCGTTCTCGGCGCCAGCCGCGGCATAGCCCTCGTCCGTCAGGGCCTCCACCAGCAGGTTCCGTAGGTCCGCCTCGTCGTCCACGATGAGGATGGGGATGGGGGGAGTGAGAGGCACACCGGCTCCGTCGACCTGGACCTCATCGGAGGGGGCCAGGGGGATGGCAAGTTTCGCATGGTGCGGTCTTATTTGCCCAACCCACCGCCGACGCAACACCTACTGGACGGCCTCGCCCTCGACCAGGAGCTGGCCGTCACGGATCGAGAGCAGGGCCCGGCCGCCGGGCTGGAGCTGACCTTTGAGGATGAGACGGGAGAGGGGATTGACCACGGCCTGCTGGATGAGGCGCTTCAGCGGCCGGGCGCCGTAGTGGGGGTCGAAGCCCTCCTCGGCCAGCCAATCCAGGGCCGCCTCCGGCACCTCCAGATCCAGTCGCTGCTCCTGGAGCATGGCCTCCACGCGCTTGAGCTGGATGCGGGCGACCGCCTTCATGTCGTCCCGGCTGAGAGATCGGAAGATCACCACCTCGTCCAGCCGGTTCAGGAACTCGGGCCGGAAATGGCCGTGCAGGGCGGCCTGGACGGCGGCCTCGGCCTTCGAGGGCTCGCCGCCGGCATCGAAGATGGCCTGGCTGCCCAGGTTGGTGGTCATGAGCACCACCGTGTTGCGGAAGTTGACCGTGCGGCCCTGGCCGTCCGTGAGGCGGCCGTCCTCCAGCACCTGGAGGAAGAGGTCGAAGGTGCGCGGGTGGGCCTTCTCCATCTCGTCCAGGAGGATCACGGCGTAGGGGCGGCGGCGGATGGCCTCGGTGAGGCGGCCGCCCTCCTCGTAGCCCACGTAGCCCGGCGCGGCGCCGATGAGACGCGTGGCGTCGGCCTCGTGGGTGAACTCGCTCATGTCGATGCGGACCAGGGCGTTCTCGTCGTCAAAGAGGAACTCCGCCAGGGCGCGGGCGACTTCCGTCTTGCCCACGCCCGTGGGGCCCAGGAACAGGAAGCTGCCGATGGGCCGCTTGGGATCGCCCAGGCCGGCGCGGTTGCGGCGCAGGGCGTCGGAGATGGCCGTGAGGGCCGGGTCCTGGCCCACCACGCGCTCGCCGAGGCGGGCCTCCATCTTCAGGAGCTTCTCCACCTCGCCTTCGAGGATGCGGCTCACAGGAATGCCGGTCCAGCGGCTGACAATGGCGGCGACATCGGGCTCGCCCACCTCCAGGCGCAGCATGGCGCTCTCCTTGGGCGAGGTGGCGGCGAGCTGCTTCTCCAGGGCGGGGATCTCGCCGTACTCGAGCCGCGAGGCCCGCTCGTACTCGCCCTTCGTCTTCGCCTGGTCCAGCTCGATGCGCAGGTCGTCCAGCTTCTTCTGAAGCCCGCGCGTGCCTTCGATGACCTTCTTCTCGTTCTCCCACTGCGCTCGGAGATGGCTCAGTTCCTCATTCAATTCCGCCAGTTCTTTTTCCAGATCGGCCAGCCGTGCGCGGCTGGCCGCGTCCTTCTCCTTGGTGAGGGAATGCTTCTCCAGCTGCAGCTGCATCTCCCGGCGCTCGCGCACGTCAATTTCCGTGGGGCGGCTGTCGATCTGCATGCGCACGGCGCTGGCGGCCTCGTCCATGAGATCCACGGCCTTGTCCGGCAGGAAGCGGTCGGAGATGTAGCGTTGGCTGAGGTGGGCGGCGGCCACCAGGGCGGCATCCTGGATGCGCACGCCGTGGTGCAGCTCGTAGCGCTCCTTCAGGCCCCGCAGGATGGAGATGGCGTCCTCCACGGAGGGCTCGTCCACCAGCACCGGCTGGAAGCGGCGCTCCAGGGCGGCGTCCTTCTCGATGTGCTTGCGGTACTCGTCCAGGGTGGTGGCGCCGATGCAGCGCAGCTCGCCTCGGGCCAGGGCCGGCTTCAGCAGGTTGGCGGCGTCCATGCCGCCCGACACCGCGCCCGCGCCCACCAGCAGGTGCAGCTCGTCGATGAAGAGGACGATCTGGCCCTCGGCCTTCTCGACCTCCTTGATGACGCCCTTGAGGCGCTCCTCGAACTGGCCGCGGTACTGGGTGCCGGCCACCAGGGAGCCCATGTCCAGGCCCATGACGCGCAGGCCCTTCAGGCTCTCGGGCACGTCGCGCTTGTGGATGCGCTGGGCCAGGCCCTCCACGATGGCGGTCTTGCCCACGCCGGGCTCGCCGATGAGCACGGGGTTGTTCTTGGTGCGCCGCGAGAGCACCTGCAGCACGCGGCGGATCTCCTCGTCGCGGCCGATCACCGGGTCCAGCTTCCCGGCGGCGGCCAGGGCCGTGTAGTCCTTGGCGTACTTCTCCAGGCTGGCGAACTTCTCCTCGGCCTTCTCGTCCTCCACCTTCGAGCCCTTGCGGGTCTCGCGGATGGCGGCCTCCAGCGTCTTCCGGTCCAGGGCGAAGCGCTCCAGCACCTTCTTGGCGTCCGTGTGGGCGTTGCTGAGGGCCAGCAGCAGGGCGTCCGTGGCCAGGAAGCGGTCGCCCAGGCCCCGGCCCGTGTCGCTGGCCACCTCCAGGAAGTGCCGGAAAGCCGCGCCCACCTGGGGCTCGGCGCCTCCGACGGCCCGGGGCAGCTTCGAGACGAGGCCCTCGGCGGCGTCCAGCAGGCCCTGGGTGGATTCGGGCGTGAGGCCGGCCCGCTCCAGCAGGGGACGCAGACCCGCTTCGGGTGCGAGCAGGGCCAGGAGGAGGTGCTGAGGCACCAGCTCCGGGTGCTGGTCCGCCACGGCCCGCTCGCGGGCGGCTACCAGGGCGTCATTGGCTTTCTGGGTGAAGGGAAGGAGGGACACGGAACACCTCGGGTTCCATGATGGGACAAATGTGATGTTGATGCACTAAAATTTTCTTCTAATTTGAAGTATGGCCTTTGGGTGGGGGTTCAAGTCAGGCCCCGTCGATGGGCCTCCCGCTTCAAGGTCGGGTTGATGCCGAGGGCCTTCGCCGTGAGGGCCCGGGCCTCCTCCAGGTGGCCGTCCCGCTTCAGGCGCTCCGCTTCCAGCAGCTGGGCCCAGCCATCCCAGGGGCGGGTCCTGGCGGCGGCCCGGAGGGCGGCAACCGCGCCGGGGTCCAGAGGCAGCCCCCGCTCCCGGGCGGCCTCGAGGGCCAGGGCCCCCCAGGCGAGCTGGAGACCGGGGTTGCGGGGGGCGGCGGCCACGGCGCGCTTCTGGAGGGCGAGGGCCGCGCGGGCGGGGAGGGAGGCCTGGGCCGCGCGGGCCGACAGCATCCGCTCCCGGGCGCTGGCCGCCAAGGCGTCGGCCTGGCCGGGCCCCTTGGCGAGGACGCCAGCGATTTCCCTGCGGGCCTCGGCCAGGTCGGCTGCGGGAGTACGGTCCTGGTCCAGGTCCGAGGCGGCCCGATCCAGGAGGGTCGCGGCCAGGCCCAGGCGCGAGAGCCGCGAGGAGGGCTGGAGGGCCAGGCCCTTCCGGTGGCAGCGCAGGGCCTCCTCGAGGGCGGGGCGGGGGTCGGCGCCGGTCCAGGCCCGGTACTGGGCCAGGGTCTGGTAGGCGGCCCCCTCGCTGTAGTCGTGGCCCACCCAGGGGCGCAGGGCGGACGCCGCCTCGAGATGGTCCGCGGCGGCCTTGACCTCGGCGGCCGGGTCCTGCCCGGTCTGGAGCTGGCGTTCGGCCCGCAGGGCGTGGATGTTGCCGAGGGCGTCCAGGAGGAAGTCGTGCAGGCGCGGCTGGCGGAGCGCCGTCTGGAGCCCGGCCTCCGCCCGCGCCAGGAAGGGCTCCGGATCCCGACCCTGGGCCATCTCCCGCTCGGCGCGGTTGCGCAGGACCGTGGCCCAGTTCACCCAGAGGGTCGCCTCGACGGGCCGGAGCGCCAGGGCCTGCTCGGCGTCCGCGGCGGCGGCGTCGAGCTCAGGGCTGGGATCCTCGCCGCGGCCCAGGAGGTACGAGGCCCAGCGCCGATGGATGGCAGTGCTGTAGCTGTGGGCCCGCCAGCTGTCGGGGGCCACGGCCAGGGCCTCGCGGACGGGGCCGAGCGCCCAGTCGCGATCTGCCGGGGTGGCCTGCCCCTGGTCCACCTTCAGGCCCAGCAGGGCGAAGCGCCGCTGAGCCTCCTCCACCAGGGGCTCGGGCGCGCTGCGCGCGCGGTCCTGGGCGGCCGTCAGGGCGGCGCCCTCGATTTCCATCTGGGCCAGGGCCTCGTCCCGCCGACCCGCCGTGAGCAGGCCGAAGGCGATCTCCTGGCGGACTTCGGCCTCCAGCAGCCACGGTTCCGGGAACCAGGGCTGGCGGGCCTGGGCCTCCTTCGCCTTCCGGAGTGCCTCGTCGAAGCGGCGTTCGACCAGGGCGAGCAGGCCCTCGGCGTAGGCGGATCCCTCCAGGCTGCGGCCCTGGGCTTCGCGCAGGAGGGCCAGGGCCGGGTTGCGGAGGGTGGGCTCCAGGTCCCGGCGGCGCTCCTCCAGGGCCTGGCCATGGAGGCCTTCGAGCTCCGCCACGTAGAGGCGCGCCAGGGTGGTGCCGAGGGCCTGGGCGGCGTCGGGATCCCGGGGCGCGGCCTTCCGGGCCGCCTCGAGCTGGGTGCGGGCCTGCTCCAGGTCACCCAGGGCGAGGTAGCCCCGGCCCAGGGCCAGCCGGGCCGACCCCTGGGCCCACCGGCCCTGGCTCTCGGTCTCGGCCTGGAGTCGCGCGAGCGCGGCCCGCACCTCGTGGAGCTCGGGGCCGGCGGGATGGCGGGGCAGGCTGCGCACCTGGAAGATGCGGCTGTTGAGCCGCTCGACCTCCTGGGCCAGCTGCTGGGCGAAGCGCGCCTGGGAGCGGGCCCTCAGGGCGGAGAAGAGGCCGTAGACCGCCGCCAGGAGGAAGCAGGTGAGGAGGGCCGCCACCGGGCGGTTCCTGCGCAGGAGGCGATCCGCGCGGTAGATGAGGGAGGGGCGCCGGGCCTGGATCGGGTCGCCGTCGAGGAAGCGCCGCAGGTCCTCGCCGAAGGCCCGGGCGGAGTCGTAGCGGCGCTCAGGCTCCTTCTCCAGGGCCTTGAGGATGATGGTCTGGAGGTCCCGCGGGAGCCCGGGGGCGAGGCGGGAGGGTGGCACCGGCTCGTCCTCCGCGATGCTCTTCAGCAGGGCCAGGGGCGTCGCGTCCCGGAAGGGGGGCGCGCCCGCCACGCACTCGTAGAGGAGGGTGCCCAGGGCGTAGACATCCGAGCGGCGGTCCACCTTGTCCGCCCGGCCCTGGGCCTGCTCGGGGCTCAGGTACCTGGGCGTGCCCATGATGGCGTGCGTGTGGGTGTGGGAGACCGCATCCAGGTCCCGCGCCACGCCGAAATCCATGAGGTAGGCGTGGAGGCCCTTGTCGGTCCTCTGCAGCATCACATTGCCGGGCTTGACGTCGCGGTGGACGATGCCGGCGCGGTGGCAGGCGTGCAGGGCCTCCGCGGTCTGGAGGATCACTTCCGCCTTCTCCCGGAGGTTGAGGTTCCCGGAGGCTTCGCGGAGGGTCGGGCCGTCCACGAACTGCATGACGAGGTAGGGATGGCCGTGGGCCTCGCCGGCCTCGAAGATGTGGCAGATGTTGGGGTGTTCCAGCTGGGCCTGGACCCTCGCCTCCTGGAGGAAGCGCTCCGTGTCCTCCCGTTCAAGCCGCTTGAGGAGCTTGATGGCGACCGTGCGCTGCAGCTGGCGGTCGAAGGCGCGGTAGACCACGCCCATGCCACCCTCGGCGACGATCTCCAGGGCCTCGTAGCGGTCCTGGCTGGGCAGGGGGAAGCGGGCCATGAGCTCCCCGGGGCTCAGGCCGGGGGTCGGGGCACCGGAGGACGGGTCGGCCCCCTGGAGCTGGGTCGCATCCTGGGGTGGCGTCGGGCCCGCGGCCGTCCAGTCGTTCCCGCTTCCGCCGGGATTGGAAGGTGGCAGCGATGGGTCCGGGATGGGATCGGCCATGGGTTGACCTCAGCATAGTCGGCCCCGGGGCTTTGGCCACTCTGAAGCCGTCAGGGGCCCCGCCAGCCACGGAGACGGCCTAGCCCGCCGCCTCTTCCGCCAGGGCCAGGCAGGCCGTGAGGCCCGGGGACTCGATGCCGAGGAGGTTCACCAGGCCTGGGACGCCGTGGGCGTCCTCCCGCTGGATGAGGAAGTCCGGCGCAGTCTCTCCGGGACCGTGCAGCTTGGGACGAATGCCCGCGTAGGCCGGCTGGAGGGCCCCGTCCGGCAGGCCGGGCCAGTACTTGCGGACCTCCGCGTAGAAGCTGTCGGCCCGGCGCGGGTCCACATCGTAGTTCTCGCGGTCGATCCACTCCACATCGGGACCGAAGCGGGCCTGGCCCGCCAGGTCGAGGGTGAGATGCACGCCCAGGTGGCTCTGGTCCGGGATGGGGTACACCAGCCGCGAGAAGGGTGCCGCGCCGGCCAGGCTGAAGTAGTTGCCCTTGGCGAGCAGCCGGGGCAGGGGCGGAAGGGCCTCCAGGCGGATCCCGGCGAAGGCGCGGGCCAGGGCCAGGGCCCCCAGGCCGGCGCAGTTGAAGACCTGCTCTGCCATGAGGCTCATGGGCTCCGCGCCGCCCACGTCCACCCGCAGGCCATCGGCGGTGGCCATGCCGCCGGTGACGGGGCTTTTCAGCACCACCGTTGCGCCGGCGCCCTCGGCGTCCATGCGCAGGGCCCGCATGAGGCCGTGGCTGTCCACGATGCCCGTGCTGGGGGAGAGCAGGGCCGCGGCGCAGCGGAGCTGGGGTTCCAGGTGCCGGGCTTCAAGGGCGTCGAGCCACTGGAGGTCAGCCACGCCATTGGCTTCGGCCCGGGCGCGGAGCCTCTGGAGCTCCTCCACCTGGCTCTCGTCCGCGGCCACGATGAGCTTGCCGCAGCGGCGGTGGGCCACGTGGTGCGCCTCGCAGAAGGGGTAGAGGGCCCGGTTGCCGGTCACGCAGAGCCGCGCCTTGAGCGAACCCGCCGGATAGTAGATCCCTGCGTGGATGACCTCGCTGTTGCGGGAGCTGATGCCTGTGCCGATGCGGTCCTCCGCCTCCAGCACCACCACCTCGCGGCCGGCCTGGGCCAGGTGCCGCGCCAGGGCCAGGCCCACGACGCCGGCTCCGATGACGATGCAGTCCACGCGTTCCATGGCTCCATCTTCGCGGCAGACACGGCTCTGTGGGAAGATCGGAGACTCGCCTTTTCCGATCCTCCGACCCTCTGACCCTCTGATCGCCCACCCATGTCCACCCCGATGCTGCAGCAGATCGCGGGCCTCAAGCGCGAGGCGGGCGAGGCCGTGCTGCTCACCCGCATGGGGGACTTCTACGAGATCCTGGGCGAGGATGCCGTGCGCGCCGCGCCGGTGCTGGAGATCGCCCTGACGATGCGCGGCAAGGGCTCCGAATCCGAGACGCCCATGTGCGGCGTGCCCCACTTCGCACTGGAATCCTACCTTCCGAAGCTGCTGGCGGCGGGCTTCTCCGCGGCCATCGCCGAGCCCACGGCCAAGGCCGAGGAGGTCAAGGGCCTGCTGCCCCGCGCCATCAAGCGCATCATCACGCCCGGCACCTGGCTGGACGACGACGCCCGCTGGCTCTGCGCCCTGCACCGGCACGGCGGCACCTGGGGCCTGGCCCTGCTGCAGCTGGCCTCCGGGGCCCTGCGGGTGCTGCCGGGCGAAGGCGAGGAGGCCCTGCGGGCCACGCTGGAGCGCCTGGGCCCCCAGGAGCTCATCCTGGCCGAGGGCGCCGAGGATCTTCCGGATCTGGAGGCGGCGCGCACGCGGCTGCCGGCCTGGCGCTTCGAGCCGTCGAGGGCGAAGCAGCAGGTGCTGGCCTTCTTCGGGTGGCAGCATCTCGAAGGCGTGGGCCTCGATCCCCACCCGGCGGC
This region includes:
- a CDS encoding serine/threonine-protein kinase, with the translated sequence MADPIPDPSLPPSNPGGSGNDWTAAGPTPPQDATQLQGADPSSGAPTPGLSPGELMARFPLPSQDRYEALEIVAEGGMGVVYRAFDRQLQRTVAIKLLKRLEREDTERFLQEARVQAQLEHPNICHIFEAGEAHGHPYLVMQFVDGPTLREASGNLNLREKAEVILQTAEALHACHRAGIVHRDVKPGNVMLQRTDKGLHAYLMDFGVARDLDAVSHTHTHAIMGTPRYLSPEQAQGRADKVDRRSDVYALGTLLYECVAGAPPFRDATPLALLKSIAEDEPVPPSRLAPGLPRDLQTIILKALEKEPERRYDSARAFGEDLRRFLDGDPIQARRPSLIYRADRLLRRNRPVAALLTCFLLAAVYGLFSALRARSQARFAQQLAQEVERLNSRIFQVRSLPRHPAGPELHEVRAALARLQAETESQGRWAQGSARLALGRGYLALGDLEQARTQLEAARKAAPRDPDAAQALGTTLARLYVAELEGLHGQALEERRRDLEPTLRNPALALLREAQGRSLEGSAYAEGLLALVERRFDEALRKAKEAQARQPWFPEPWLLEAEVRQEIAFGLLTAGRRDEALAQMEIEGAALTAAQDRARSAPEPLVEEAQRRFALLGLKVDQGQATPADRDWALGPVREALAVAPDSWRAHSYSTAIHRRWASYLLGRGEDPSPELDAAAADAEQALALRPVEATLWVNWATVLRNRAEREMAQGRDPEPFLARAEAGLQTALRQPRLHDFLLDALGNIHALRAERQLQTGQDPAAEVKAAADHLEAASALRPWVGHDYSEGAAYQTLAQYRAWTGADPRPALEEALRCHRKGLALQPSSRLSRLGLAATLLDRAASDLDQDRTPAADLAEARREIAGVLAKGPGQADALAASARERMLSARAAQASLPARAALALQKRAVAAAPRNPGLQLAWGALALEAARERGLPLDPGAVAALRAAARTRPWDGWAQLLEAERLKRDGHLEEARALTAKALGINPTLKREAHRRGLT
- a CDS encoding glycoside hydrolase family 3 N-terminal domain-containing protein, coding for MTSPHQLLWTGFRGLDAPEVALPFKPGGLVLFARNLDPDPEAGPARCRALIDGLQARFGADLPLAVALDQEGGPVSRLRPWVGATPPLRQVWTRGGAEACAAWGRLWGEGLHLLGFNVDFAPVVDLWDGHPEAGIGDRAASADPAEVASAAGAFLHGLESTGVRGCLKHFPGLGGTTLDSHLGLPALEEAARVDRNAAAFIPLAHADRLVMVAHLRTPASAPLPASLHRGSVVENPWGIQGRFLPDDLEMGGCADWTWDDRVRLSLEAGHQWLLVCQTPEGWTACAEAAGRLPESLYRVPLQAARAMRRNLVPAAPFDARAWQAWLGRLQTTAGEA
- a CDS encoding ATP-dependent Clp protease ATP-binding subunit, with amino-acid sequence MSLLPFTQKANDALVAARERAVADQHPELVPQHLLLALLAPEAGLRPLLERAGLTPESTQGLLDAAEGLVSKLPRAVGGAEPQVGAAFRHFLEVASDTGRGLGDRFLATDALLLALSNAHTDAKKVLERFALDRKTLEAAIRETRKGSKVEDEKAEEKFASLEKYAKDYTALAAAGKLDPVIGRDEEIRRVLQVLSRRTKNNPVLIGEPGVGKTAIVEGLAQRIHKRDVPESLKGLRVMGLDMGSLVAGTQYRGQFEERLKGVIKEVEKAEGQIVLFIDELHLLVGAGAVSGGMDAANLLKPALARGELRCIGATTLDEYRKHIEKDAALERRFQPVLVDEPSVEDAISILRGLKERYELHHGVRIQDAALVAAAHLSQRYISDRFLPDKAVDLMDEAASAVRMQIDSRPTEIDVRERREMQLQLEKHSLTKEKDAASRARLADLEKELAELNEELSHLRAQWENEKKVIEGTRGLQKKLDDLRIELDQAKTKGEYERASRLEYGEIPALEKQLAATSPKESAMLRLEVGEPDVAAIVSRWTGIPVSRILEGEVEKLLKMEARLGERVVGQDPALTAISDALRRNRAGLGDPKRPIGSFLFLGPTGVGKTEVARALAEFLFDDENALVRIDMSEFTHEADATRLIGAAPGYVGYEEGGRLTEAIRRRPYAVILLDEMEKAHPRTFDLFLQVLEDGRLTDGQGRTVNFRNTVVLMTTNLGSQAIFDAGGEPSKAEAAVQAALHGHFRPEFLNRLDEVVIFRSLSRDDMKAVARIQLKRVEAMLQEQRLDLEVPEAALDWLAEEGFDPHYGARPLKRLIQQAVVNPLSRLILKGQLQPGGRALLSIRDGQLLVEGEAVQ
- a CDS encoding HD domain-containing phosphohydrolase; this encodes MPLTPPIPILIVDDEADLRNLLVEALTDEGYAAAGAENGARALDLVHQKHFPVIFTDLNMPGGLSGLELLRAIHDEDPRTLGILMTGYATTEAAIQALKRGAYDFIQKPFKLVEIQASLERALEHYRLLRENEEYQQNLECMVEARTEEILGLKNDIERLFEGFVNASVTAIEARDPSTSGHSSRVAELTVGLAEAVNRTPNGPYGALTFTPTQIREIRYASLLHDFGKVGVREQVLVKAKKLQGERLESIYQRLHQRTLETMRDRMLEAWSQGQPFDRDHVGNLLRRQEEETRHIMDLVRRSNEPTVLPQEVARELDTLEDLTYQHWSGDPRILFEPSDLDLLRIPKGSLSAEEREEIESHVTHTYRFLTQIPWTTELAGVPDIAYAHHERLNGRGYPRRLKEPDIPIQSRLMAVTDVYDALTAADRPYKAAVSVERSLEILDQEARVNLLDKEALRIFIDARIYELTLGRGITPVP
- a CDS encoding NAD(P)/FAD-dependent oxidoreductase is translated as MERVDCIVIGAGVVGLALARHLAQAGREVVVLEAEDRIGTGISSRNSEVIHAGIYYPAGSLKARLCVTGNRALYPFCEAHHVAHRRCGKLIVAADESQVEELQRLRARAEANGVADLQWLDALEARHLEPQLRCAAALLSPSTGIVDSHGLMRALRMDAEGAGATVVLKSPVTGGMATADGLRVDVGGAEPMSLMAEQVFNCAGLGALALARAFAGIRLEALPPLPRLLAKGNYFSLAGAAPFSRLVYPIPDQSHLGVHLTLDLAGQARFGPDVEWIDRENYDVDPRRADSFYAEVRKYWPGLPDGALQPAYAGIRPKLHGPGETAPDFLIQREDAHGVPGLVNLLGIESPGLTACLALAEEAAG